ttcaaattgaCCACTGTCGCCAGTGGTGGAGCCAGGAAATTTTCATTGGGCGTTTACACTTAACAACTTCTTCTTTTAATATCAATGGCAATATTTGTCCAGAGGCACTATATATGCTTAAGAAAGCCTCATGTTATCATAAGTTCAGTAGATAAATTGAAATTGACAATTTTCAAAATTAAATTGATTGCCTAAATTTGTTGGGGGTGCACAACAGTGAAGACAACCCAAATTAGCAAGTATCAGCTAGCAAGGGAGCTAGTAATTAAATTTTTTATCCTTACCCTTGCATGAACTCACTGAGATATACTAACGTAGGCATTGGTTGCTAGTGCTTACTACCTGCCACCGTCCTGTCGCCCTCAGCGGCTGGCACCATGGCCCTGCCCATTGCTGCAGTGTTGCTGCCCAGCTGCTGTGCGGCCGACTGACCAGCCGCTGGAAACCGTGAATGTGCACTGCGCTTCGCCCCCGCATTGCTCGCCCAGCCGCCGTGTCACCTGCTCAGCTTGCTTCCTGCTTGCCTGCTGTGACTGCCTCCCTTTGCCCGTTGCCATGTCCGCTGGCCGCCGTGGCTCCGTTTTCAGGTTCAGAGCAGGCATCAGGTGAGAATGTGAGGCTGTTTGAGCAAGAGAAACATGGGAAGGTCCCAATAGTTTTTTCCATTGATGGCTTGATCACCTCTGTGCTGCTCGGAAGAAGCAGGACATAGACACATGTAGCAGGTCCTGGGTCTAGCCGGTGCAGGCCTGCGTTTTTAGACCGAGTTTTGCTTTATGTAGGCTTTTGCTAATTTTCATTGGGCCGCCGAACTACTCTGGATGTTTTTGGCAAATGAGCTGGCTGGTCATGACTCGTGAGACCAACATGAATACCTGCTGGCTCCGCCCATGTTTGTCACCACTGTCTCCACGGCAGCATAATTTGTTCTTCTGCAAAATCCAAGAGTGCTGGATTTATCTTGTTGGCTTTAAACAAAGTTCAAAAAAGCGATTGGCGCAATTCCTAGTTTTGCCTCTGTCTAGTGCCTATATCGCCTAAGTGCATGCTTAGCATGAATACGAGCTAGGTGTTCTGCTGACGCACAAGCGCATAGGCATGCCTAGTGTGATTAAGCGCTAAGCGTACTGCTTTTGCCCAGCACCTAGGCATTCAAAAGCGCACATCTAGGCTTGCCTTTTTTAACTATGGCTTTAATATGGTTAAAGTCCAGCATTTACTTCAGATATGGTCAAGAGCTAGACCTTTCTTATCAGCATGCTTTACATGTGATATATACTTTCTACGGAGATTATCATTTGGTATACTTGGTTAAATACGCAAAAAGGGGATATGTTTTAACATTTCTTCTCTCTCTTGAACAGCTGCTATCTTGGACACTGCAAGTAAAGTCCTGCCACTTGTAGTGGCGGTTTCTGGGCGAGTTAGTTCAGATACACCACTTATATGCCAACAAAGTGGTATGAGAGGTGTAATAGTCGAGGAAACGGTAGCTACTGATTTGTTGTTTCTGTTATTAGTAGATGGGTTTGTTGTTGGTAATTGTGGCACTATGCTAACTTTTTGTTCTTTGTAGGCAGAGCAACACTTCCTGAAGCACAATGATGCTGGATCCTGGATTCAAGATTCTGCTGTGATGCTTTCTGTTAGCAAAGAGGTTCCATGGTACCTGGTAATGTGTTCTAGTTTTTTTGTTGTTGCTCTGTCAATACATGCAGTTTAATTTAGCCTTAGTTTGATTATTCCTATTATGTGTCCAAACTTGGAATTATCTAGAAGTTTATTTCTGCAAAGCTTGGGTTATAACCTCCCTCTGTCTGTACTCTGGAGTCTAGACTACCTTCTCTGTTTGTAGACCAGATTTATAGCAAAGAAGAGCATATGCATCCCTACCTGCTAAGATAGTGCTATAGGTGAGAAAATGTGTTAGAATTAATGGCCAAAACTGTGGGCATGGTTGCTAAGTCTAGTATATATAGCACAAAACTAAGCTTGGCTGCTGATGTTAAATCATCTATTCTTCACGGATAAAACGAAACTGTAAAATATTTGGTATCAATTAGCACCTATATGCGGTCCTATGTGCTTGGATGGCTCATGGCGAGAGCAGCTAACAGTATTATTTCGAAAAAAAACATGCACTCAGTACCCACTTTAGCCGTTAAATCCTTAGCTTAGGCATTGTTAATGTATTGATGATATGCCTATACTTGTTTAACAGAAGAATATGCATAAGCTTAAACCACACGAAGTTGTTATATAAACGTAAACGAAGTGACTGCTCATAAAAGAAAAGATAAATTGTAGTTCTAAATTCACTATTTGTTTTTCTAGTTTGATAATATCTTGTGATTTTGTGATACCTTGCAAGTTCAGTTCTTCTCTAACATATAATTCATCGCCAGGATGATGGCACTGGGCGTGTCTATATTGTTGGCGCTCGTTCTGCGGCAGGGTTAATTTTAACTGTTGCCAGTGAGGTTTTTGAGGAGTCAGGGCGGACTCTTGTACGTGGAACTCTGGATTATTTACAAGGACTGAAGGTTTGTCTAATCACGTTTTGAGCAAGACCAATGCTTATAGGATTGCTATTCATAATTTAGCATTAATCATTGTAGATGCTCGGAGTAAAGCGAACTGAAAGGGTTCTTCCAACTGGAACTTCATTGACTGTTGTTGGTGAGGTAATAACCGTAGATTTCATTGAGTTTCAAGGTACTGTGAATTTTTGTTGACATAACTAAATGTTTAGTCCCTTACTTTTGTTCTGCATTCTTATGCTGTATGACCAGGCCATTAAAGATGATGTTGGAACTATTCGGATTCAGCGGCCACACAAAGGACCATTTTATGCATCTCCAAAAAGCATCGATCAACTTATCTTGAATCTCGGGAAATGGGCCAAGTAGGGAGATTATGTACAACATTCTGTGTCTTTGTTTAGGGATCTTGCTGCTAATTGCATGTCTTTGTACAACAGGTTATACCAACTTGCTTCCATGGGCTTTGCAGCTTTTGGTGTATTTCTTCTTGCTAAGCGTGCACTTGATCATTTTCTACAAAGAAAGCGCCAGCGTGAATTTCACAAGAAGTATGGACAAACATCAGTTTCTTTTATTTAGAATGATTAACAGGGGAGGTTCCTTGGAAAGCAATCTCGTTCTTTTTCTGTTCAATTGTTCAGGGGGTTCATTCATCTGTGCTTGACATCATTAGAATTATGCCCCTTTTTATCTTGATCACCGAGTAGTATTTTGATGTCTTGCAAAAACTGCATTGTTCACCTGCAGCTAATATATTTCTCTAAAGATCACATGCAGTTGAAAAAAATGACTGAAGACGCTGTATGTGAAATGTTTTACTCATGGAACTATTTTTATTTTCAGTCAGTACCACAAATTAGCAATCATGCATGGGACTGAATACCAAGATACTTTGGAAGCACCAAACATTTTCTTAATTTGGAATTTCAGAACATTGGTGTTATGTAAACTTATGTATTCATTTTGTACATAAAGGGCTCGTGCTGCTGCAGCACAAAGGCAGGCTAGGGACGCTGAAGGTGATTTTCTTATAGATTGATTAGTCTCTCTTGTAAATACTAGTTCCTGTCTTATGATATCTTTTACTATTATTATATGAAGGAGGCAATGGCACATCAGACGGAGAGCCTAAGAAGGATCAATTGGTATTAGAAATATGTGTCATATGCCTTGAACAGG
The window above is part of the Triticum aestivum cultivar Chinese Spring chromosome 2A, IWGSC CS RefSeq v2.1, whole genome shotgun sequence genome. Proteins encoded here:
- the LOC123187712 gene encoding E3 ubiquitin-protein ligase SP1; this translates as MLVPWGGVGCCLSAAALYLLGRSSGRDAEVLRSVARTGSLKDLAAILDTASKVLPLVVAVSGRVSSDTPLICQQSGMRGVIVEETAEQHFLKHNDAGSWIQDSAVMLSVSKEVPWYLDDGTGRVYIVGARSAAGLILTVASEVFEESGRTLVRGTLDYLQGLKMLGVKRTERVLPTGTSLTVVGEAIKDDVGTIRIQRPHKGPFYASPKSIDQLILNLGKWAKLYQLASMGFAAFGVFLLAKRALDHFLQRKRQREFHKKARAAAAQRQARDAEGGNGTSDGEPKKDQLVLEICVICLEQEYNAVFVPCGHMCCCMNCSSHVTNCPLCRRRIDQAVRTFRH